The genomic stretch CAGTCAAGGGCTGATGTACCTCGGCCTGCGCTGTCACCTCGGCGAAGACGCGACGATGGCGAATTCCGCGCAGCTCTGCTCGCCGCTCAACGCGCAGGGCGACTTCCCCTCGCTCGACGATCCGCGTCACGCCAACGCCTACAGCCCGCTGTGGGACGTCCAGTTGGGCGTGTGGACGCCGGCGGCCGTGAAAGCCGGCAAGAACACGCGCCAGACCGACGAGAACCAGATTCTCAATCTGGTCGGTCAAGGCTATCTGACCGGACCAGGCGGTGCGCCCTACGGCTCCGTGTTCGTCGTCAATTGTCCCCCGGTGGCGTTCGTCGACCAGCGTCCCGACAAAGACTTGGCGAACAACGTCTTCAACCGATGAACCGATTGCACGTCGTGCTGCTCGCCGGCCTCGTTCTGAGGCCGGCGGCGGCCGCTGCTGCCGGCGCGCCGCCGCCGGTGCAGGTCATCATCCACGATCACGCATTCCGGCCGCCGGTCGTTCACGTGAAGGCGGGTCAGCGAATCGTTTGGACCAATACCGACCAAGACCCGCACACCGTGACCAGCGGAGGCGCGAACGTCGACGACGGCCGTTGGAAGAGCTCGCCCCTCATTCCGGACGGCGCCACGTTCACGTTACGCCTCACCAAGCCCGGCGTGTACCCGTACTTTTGCAAGCCGCACGAGTTCGAAGCGTCGATGCACGGTAAGATCATCGTCGCTCCGTAACCGGCCGCCCGGTGTCCGCGGATACCGGTTCGTCGAGCACGACGCGATTGCGCCCCATCGCCTTGGCGATGAAGAGCGCGGCGTCGGCGCGCCGCGTCAATGCGTCGGGCGACGTGGTTGGGTCGGGGACGCCGCTCGCGACGCCGACGCTCGCGCACAGTCGGCCGAGCGGGACCTGCGCGTGCGGGATGTCGAGCGCGGCGATCGCGTCGTGCATCCGTTGGCCGAGCGCGAACGCCCCGCCGTCGTCGTAGACGGGCGCGAGCACGGCGAAGCCGTCGCCGTCGGCGCGCGCGACCAGCGCGCCGGGGACGTCGGCGCACGCGGCGGTCAATGCGGCCGCGCAACTGCGCAGCGCGTCGTCGCCGGCGGCGTAGCCGCAGGTCGCATCGTAGCGGCGGAAGTGGTCGAGGTCCACGAGCAGTAGCGCCAGCGGAGCACCTTCGTTCGCGCGCCAGGCGGCGTCCATCGCGCGGGTGAGCGCGACGCGGCTCGCGAGCCCGGTCAGCTCGTCGCGCTCGTCCCGCTCGGGCGCGCGCGTCCGCGTCGCGAGCAGCGCCGTCAGCAGCAGCAGCTCGGCCAACGGACCCGCGGTAATCGTCAGATGCGCGATCTGCGCGCCCGTCTCGGTCGGCGTGAAGGCGGACGCGGCGCCGAGCGCCGAGGCGATGGCGGCCGCGGCGGTGGCGGCGATGAGCAGCGGGCCGTCCGGCGTTCGCCGCGCGGCGAGGGCCAGCGCGAGCGTGGCCAGCGCGAACGCGAGCGGGAACGCGTGATCGAGCGCGCGCAAGAGCGCGATGTTGCCGCCTAGCCACAGATCCTGCGCGACGTCGGCGCCGGCCACGTAGACGACGCTCGCGAGCGCGACGACGAGGGCAAGCACGATCACCGTGCGCGGCGGCCGCGCCGCCGCCGTGCGATCGAGCAGGACGC from Candidatus Sulfotelmatobacter sp. encodes the following:
- a CDS encoding cupredoxin domain-containing protein, with amino-acid sequence MNRLHVVLLAGLVLRPAAAAAAGAPPPVQVIIHDHAFRPPVVHVKAGQRIVWTNTDQDPHTVTSGGANVDDGRWKSSPLIPDGATFTLRLTKPGVYPYFCKPHEFEASMHGKIIVAP
- a CDS encoding GGDEF domain-containing protein; translated protein: MLGRLWVLAALLVLSALGPSAARADVPLLPPGAPLGDAAPASLLQPSALQATFRVPPIPGLSIVSTWLARGFTVTLTYPDGRHEVIAAAPSLPGEILGVRLPDDAYRATRIDLTGSIVSQEATPLLVTDDILARSLAGGRWDVVACGAFFALTLLAALLLTVRRRRALVALTVAAAANCLLALPFVGIVRPPPELSQPLHALAFALALAGVLGVLLDRTAAARPPRTVIVLALVVALASVVYVAGADVAQDLWLGGNIALLRALDHAFPLAFALATLALALAARRTPDGPLLIAATAAAAIASALGAASAFTPTETGAQIAHLTITAGPLAELLLLTALLATRTRAPERDERDELTGLASRVALTRAMDAAWRANEGAPLALLLVDLDHFRRYDATCGYAAGDDALRSCAAALTAACADVPGALVARADGDGFAVLAPVYDDGGAFALGQRMHDAIAALDIPHAQVPLGRLCASVGVASGVPDPTTSPDALTRRADAALFIAKAMGRNRVVLDEPVSADTGRPVTERR